The Chroicocephalus ridibundus chromosome 8, bChrRid1.1, whole genome shotgun sequence genome includes the window CCCAGTGTAGCTCACAGCAGGACTGGAGCATTGATGACGAGAGGCCAGAACAATATGGAGCCCGAACGAGCACACCTAAGCCAGAAGCAGCATTTCTGCAACCTGCCCAACTTGCTGGATTCCAGGATGCCTGGCACAGCTGTAGTTTCCCTGGGGACAGTGGCCACACCGTCTGATCGACTAGCTTTAATGGGGGATGTGGAGGGCTTCTTGAATAAAATGAAAGAGGACAATGCAGAACCCAACATTAAAACGTTTACATTACTGGCCGAGCTGGTGGAACCCCAAAGCCCCTCAGAATCCTCTTTGCTGGCACTCCTAGATGATCATAAAGTGAAAGTAGATGTGACCTTCTTTAACACTTtaataaggaagaaaagtaaacaGGGAGACCTGGAAGGagcaaaggtaagaaaaaaaacacctcagaaCCAGCCCTGTCACCATCTCCTTGTCTCAGGCCTCGAGCAGTACCTGCGTTTTGCTGTGAGACCTGTTTCTCTATCCACAGTAGAAACTGAGGATCTCACACTGTTTCCCATAAACCAGTGTTCAGGTTAATTTCTTAGTATTATGGATTCTGTTCTGGCATCTTTAGCTCTCTGTCTGGAAAGCTACAGTGAGACTTTTTGGAAACTGATGTCAACGCTTGTATCTTGCAGAGCATGCTGCCAGCTCTAGTGAAGAGGGGACTGTCACCTAACCTCCAGACTTTTTGTAGCCTGGCAATCGCTTGCCACCGAGAGAAGGATGGACTGCAGTTACTCTCAGATTTGAAGGTAATAAGCTCTGCTGCTTAGGGTTCGAGCTGCCGGAAGAGGCAAAGTGAAGCGTTAATGCATATAAAAAGACCTGCCAAGGTTTCTGTGGTGAGTGATTGTATTCTAACTCCAAAAACATGCAACTCTAGAGGTGCCAGCTTAGGTGGGCTGTCCTAGACGTGCACTGGGAAGAGAGGGCTCATGGGAAGGGGTGTGCTGACGCTGGAGAGGCTGCTACGCTGGAGCGAGAGCCTTGCTCCTTGTGTAGAAAGTACCCATGTGCCTTTTCCTTCGAATAGTCCTGCGCTAATCAGCAGATAAACATGTCTAACTGCAGCGTTTGTTGTTTCTAGAGGTCTGGAGTAACTCCTAACAAGTACATCTACAGCACCCTCATTGCTGCTGCTGCGAGGCAGCTGGATTACAGTTACCTCACAGAGGTCCTGCGAGACATGAGGAATAATCAAGTGCCTCCCAATGAAGTCATCATACGCCAGCTGGAGTTTGCAGCACAGTACCCTCCGAAATTTGACAGGGTAAGTAGCCAGGACCGCTCACGCTGTGAAGGTGTCACAGAAGACACCAGTAAGAGTGGAGAAACATAGACGTCTTTTCCTCTGAGTTTGTCTGATTGGGCTGACAGTTACTTGAGCTGTTTCTTTAGTAGCAGCTATTGCATGCTAGTACTGAAGTCAGCTCTCTTCTAATAGAAACTTGTTTTGTTGCGTTTCTGTTTGCAGTATAAGTCAAAGAACCCGTACCTGGAGAAAATTGATGGTTTCCGTGGCTACTACTATCGGTGGTTAAAAGTAATGGCAGGAGAGGAGACCCCCCACCCCtgggaaaaatacagaacagcAAAACGTGCGGTGGCAGATGACAACAAAGAAGAGGCTGAGCAGAAGCAGCCAGGGCAGAAGTAGCAGCGAGCAGGATGCTGATGTCCTGCATCTTCCTTGTACTGGAAGAACGTGGAACTTGGTCCCTTAAACTGTCTTGTTGTAAAGCTGCTTCTTATTTCCATGAACCCAAGTTCTTGTGGTAACTACATAACAAAATACTTGTCCTTTGTTTTgaggagaagaaaatacatttccaggTCGTTTCCTTAAACTGCAGAGGAGTAGGTAGGCTGTAGTTTAACAAACCCTGTACTAAACAAGGAAGGAGTAAAATCAGATTTAACAGTGGTTTAGCTCAATGCTAGTTTTGTCTCTTTCCTGTGTTCTGTGGGTATCTGGGCACTTAATGTGTGACCTGTAAGTCTCTGTAGGCTGCTGGCATTCCTGAGTGGATCTACATGCTAATTCCAGGTTACAAACCTTAGCAGAGAGTTCTAGTGAACTCTAGCTTCCTTCTACACAGGATCGGGGGAAAGCTTGAATCAGGCCAAGGACtgtattatttcctttctgtgcgCCTTTTAAATGCGGTTATTATTTGAGAAAGAGGGATAGCAGCTGCTTAAAAACAACGCTCATTTAGAACACCTGGCAGTATGTAGAGCAACAttcaaaccaaccaaccaaccaaaacacatCTAACAGGAGAAAAGGGGCATAGAAATGTTTTTCCAGAAGATTGCACTACTCTCTCAGGAAGgtagactttattttaaaataaatggctaCACAAAAACCTACTCCAACACAACCACCTTTGTATATATGATCCAGGTGAATACATTACTGTTTTAATTGCTATACAGAAATATCCAATCACACAGAAGGTGGCTGTAACTGTCCATTGTGTAGGATGAAATCCCTCAGAGTTCAAAAAGTAGTCTTATAGCTAAAGGCTTCACCCAGAACAGCCTCTGCATCCGCAGTGAGTGCATTCAATGATTCTCCCCTGGAAAAGAAACACGAGGAGGGTATTTCAGCCAAGGTACAGTGAGCAGACAGACCAGCAAGCTGCAGCCTCAAGACAGAGAATGGATCTGTGTGCGAAGGGTTTCTGCTAtctggttttctgttgtttcccCATATTTTAATGACTTCAAACGACTGTATGCCAAACCTGACAGTAACTTTAGAACCAACTAGATATCAACTCTGCcagcaagaggcagaaaatgTTGGAACTAGAAGAAATTACCAGGAAGAACAGCACTACCTCCTCTGCCGTCCCTGACCTGGGAGGAGTGAGACCAGGTACTGCAAGAGTCCAGGCAAGGAGAGGAACAAGCTGAAAACACTTACCACTTCCAGCTTGCTTTTGGGGACCCTGCAGATGCAGTTGGTTCCGAAGTTGGTGTCCCGCGTCTGGATACACCGCAGGCAGCAGAGGTTCTCATAACCCTGTTTCTTCCACTTCGCAATCAGGTTTTTGTCAGCGTATCCTTCCTTGATGCAGTACTCGTAGAGCTCTGTAGAGGAGCAGACACCATCACAAGCAGCTCCCAGGAGGAGCTAGAAGACTCACTATCAGGAATTACTGGCTGTAGTAACTAGCAGTTAaagccaggcagctgccagccttCCCTCCATCTTCCCTCCCCAGAAACCTGATCCTTCCCACTGCACACCCAGTTCAGACACATCTGCAGGCAGACatctttctcccttctgttttcccctgccctgggtaAAGCATTTGCATTCCTCACCTCTGCTGATAGCTTTTCTTTTGTAGAAGAGATCAAAGATGTAACGTGTTTTTTGGTGATGAATTCTGAAGATGGGCCAAAGGGATTccactttcctcttcccttcatgAGGCTCAGTCTCCGCTGCAAGGGAAGACAAACACCAGGTTTCAGCTGACCGTTTTAGATGGCCAACTTATTTCTTTAGTCACTTTGCAATAAGCTGTTCCAAAAACATTCATAACTTCAATACATTAAAGAGATTAGACTGAACTTAGTAGGAGGAGACTCAAATGAGGGGGACCTGACCTGAAACAGctcctttgggaaatgaaaacatAACATCAGTGACCTGCACTGGGATGGCACGTGACTTCATGGCTGCCCCTGGCTTGTCAGACCAGAGCCACGGCACAGACAGGAACTGCCGGTCCCTCCACACGCACACCAGTGAGCTTCACCTGGGGCTCAGCCACGGTGTGTCCTAAAACAACTGTACATCGAACCTCTGTGCTCTGTAACCTGGGTACACCCAGAGAAAAGCGACCAGAACTGGCCCAGTCCCAGTCTGCAATATCACTGGGAGGCTGTGCTTCCTGAAACATTTACAGATTAGCTTGTTTCAGGGTCACATCTTTGAGAACACCCAACTCTGCTCTTTACCTTCTCTCATCTTCTGATCCAGCTCATCCAGCGTTGGCTCAATCAGCTCCCAGCCATCCGGGGGAGGCTTCCTGCTCCTCTTCACTTTGGGCATTGCCACAGGAACGAGGGTTTGACTGCACTCAAACGCGTGGGTGCTCCGAAGTCCTGAGAGCcactataaaaacaaaaaaaggaaaaccgtCGTTAGAGATATTTGTCTTAAAACTTCTGTACCCCTCTGCCACTTTCTACCTCAACGATAAAAAGGAGCTTTATGAAGCTCGTGAAAGAGGCAAAACCTCACCCAGCAcggccctggggacaccggcaGCCCGTGGGGCGAGCGCTGCCTCCACCTCACCGCGAGAAAACGTTTTTTTCTCCTCAGCGAAGTGAGGCGACGGCCGCCCCTCCCCCACTCCGGGCTACCCTACAGCAACAACTTCCGCCAGCTCCTACCGAAAACGCGGCCGAGGCGGcccggcccctccagccccaaCCCTGCAGCCGCCGGGACCTGGCGTATCTCGCCGGGCCGCGGAGGCGAC containing:
- the BUD31 gene encoding protein BUD31 homolog, whose product is MPKVKRSRKPPPDGWELIEPTLDELDQKMREAETEPHEGKRKVESLWPIFRIHHQKTRYIFDLFYKRKAISRELYEYCIKEGYADKNLIAKWKKQGYENLCCLRCIQTRDTNFGTNCICRVPKSKLEVGRIIECTHCGCRGCSG